A single Primulina eburnea isolate SZY01 chromosome 11, ASM2296580v1, whole genome shotgun sequence DNA region contains:
- the LOC140806367 gene encoding sister chromatid cohesion 1 protein 2-like isoform X4, with the protein MDSSITHITTLLYFRPDRFLVSLTRTSAGFPTSNGHFYATKKKSFLENTMFYSRLLLSKKGYLGLVWIAAHCPKRLKKDQVWKAEISSYVDKILADEVPIVTHRILAYLLLGVVRIYSMKVEYLLHDCNDVLNKLCEFNIGKRKRPGIGVFRTNYHSITMPKKFELDEFDLEILEDRDITGGNMSSCEDVVLADEQIKVGASLSLLDKENVSFPETHSTTYTPPRDVFLPPTMDNDNDLLMNSFRDPGDFVTSVEKLRETNFLLEDLLNPTVLNGSEKKQLHYTLPNEHPRTNFQWLGHEMKCDSVATPSHDISDMVSCMENLQENRFSLEDRLDPLVLDEAEERQIHFRPYNKDLRTNFRAPIQYSECAMIAKPSHTKPGIEEEHVEHLRIEFNLQEDEPCALPRSIDIGQPVEADKKKKVEVITPEIRKSQRNQEQMKPTTVDVTPNSELSEVDTAEVATIHTPAPKEHAKNLKKRKILLDLTTTLPSKVLKSWIDDPNDIVHKRRKVPHTLLHAWRANKLCHIPLCFLDPLIHRPITDVVSEDNVNSGSIIGIQEQIQDERSPLTPVSREQTPIAPGTPVAHLNNLRSHEIRAVADSDILEPTSSRESLEQQPLEFIIAFPDEERNSYEGDYLENDVYSAITRAVGIFLYKNFHYKKRREEEDEVLNLTHLLRGKAKKNSARLFYEILVLKTGDCINVRQDKAYDDIMLQEVPKLKQIAETNVV; encoded by the exons ATGGATTCTTCCATTACACACATCACGACTCTTTTGTATTTTAGGCCCGACCGTTTTCTCGTCTCTCTCACACGTACCTCAGCTGGTTTTCCCACTTCCAACGGCCATTTTTACGCTACAAAAAAGAAGAGCTTTCTGGAAAACACTATGTTTTACTCTCGCTTGCTTCTATCAAAGAAGGGATACTTAGGTTTAGTTTGGATAGCAGCTCATTGCCCCAAAAGGCTTAAAAAAGATCAAGTCTGGAAGGCTGAAATTTCTTCTTATGTGG ATAAGATTCTAGCTGATGAAGTTCCCATTGTCACTCATAGAATCCTAGCATACCTTCTTTTGGGTGTCGTAAGAATTTACTCGATGAAAGTTGAGTATTTACTTCATGATTGCAATGATGTATTGAACAAACTCTGTGAATTCAACATTGGCAAACGAAAACGTCCAGGCATTGGAGTCTTTCGGACAAACTATCACTCGATCACTATGCCCAAAAAATTTGAACTCGATGAGTTTGACCTGGAAATCTTGGAAGATCGAGATATAACAGG TGGAAACATGAGTTCTTGCGAAGATGTTGTGCTTGCAG ATGAACAGATAAAAGTGGGTGCTTCTTTGAGCTTGCTCGACAAG GAAAATGTGTCCTTTCCTGAAACTCATTCAACCACTTATACTCCGCCGAGAGA TGTGTTCTTACCTCCAACTATGGACAACGACAATGATTTATTAATGAACTCATTTCGTGATCCTGGCGACTTTGTGACAAGCGTTGAAAAATTGCGTGAAACCAATTTTCTCTTAGAAGATTTGCTGAATCCTACAGTGTTAAATGGGTCTGAGAAAAAACAATTGCATTATACGCTACCTAATGAGCATCCAAGGACTAATTTTCAGTGGCTGGGTCATGAAATGAAATGTGATTCTGTTGCAACTCCTTCCCATGACATAAGTGATATGGTATCATGTATGGAGAATCTTCAAGAGAATAGGTTTTCTTTAGAAGATCGTTTGGATCCTTTGGTGCTCGATGAGGCTGAGGAAAGACAGATCCATTTTAGGCCATACAACAAGGATCTAAGAACGAATTTCCGAGCGCCAATTCAGTATTCGGAATGTGCCATGATTGCAAAACCCTCCCACACAAAGCCAGGAATCGAAGAAGAGCACGTGGAACATTTGAGGATTGAGTTCAATCTTCAAGAGGATGAACCATGTGCTTTACCCAGATCGATTGATATAGGACAACCTGTTGAAGCTGACAAGAAAAAAAAAGTGGAAGTAATCACCCCAGAAATCAGAAAAAGTCAgagaaatcaagaacaaatgAAGCCCACGACCGTTGATGTGACTCCAAACTCAGAACTTTCAG AGGTTGACACAGCCGAGGTTGCGACCATTCACACTCCTGCGCCGAAGGAACATGCTAAGAATCTGAAGAAGCGAAAGATTTTGTTGGACCTCACCACTACATTGCCTAGCAA GGTCTTGAAGAGCTGGatagatgatccaaatgacaTAGTACATAAAAGAAGAAAAGTCCCCCACACTCTTTTGCATGCTTGGAGAGCTAATAAACTGTGCCATATCCCTCTATGTTTCTTAGATCCTTTGATCCACA GACCAATTACTGATGTAGTGAGCGAAGATAATGTCAACTCCGGCAGTATAATTGGGATTCAAGAACAGATTCAGGATGAAAGATCTCCTCTCACACCGGTGTCTCGCGAACAAACTCCAATTGCTCCTGGAACACCCGTTGCTCATTTGAACAATTTGAGATCACATGAGATCAGAGCAGTCGCCGATTCAGATATCTTGGAGCCCACAAGTTCACGTGAAAGCTTGGAACAACAGCCATTGGAATTTATTATTGCTTTCCCGGATGAG GAAAGGAATTCATATGAAGGAGATTACCTGGAAAACG ACGTGTATTCTGCAATAACAAG AGCAGTGGGAATATTTCTGTACAAGAACTTCCACTACAAGAAGAGGCGGGAAGAGGAGGATGAAGTATTGAACTTGACCCATTTACTGAGAGGAAAAGCGAAGAAAAATAGTGCAAGACTATTCTACGAGATATTG GTTTTGAAAACGGGGGACTGTATAAATGTGAGGCAGGACAAGGCGTACGATGATATTATGCTGCAGGAGGTTCCCAAGCTGAAGCAGATTGCAGAAACTAATGTGGTATAG